In the genome of Artemia franciscana chromosome 20, ASM3288406v1, whole genome shotgun sequence, the window tgtAAGTATAATTGAGCTTCACAAGAAATCAATGATTGATTCAACGATTTTGACCAACTTACATTtcgaatacatttttttatttcagtaataAAAAGAGCTATTTGTTTTGGTCAACAATTTATCGAAACCCAAGCAATCTGACTATATGAACTCTGGAATGGTAAATACCCAAATTGCGCCTCaaaaaacacttcattttttagagGGATCTGCTGAACTGCCATAGGAGTGTTTTTGAGGTGGTTCTGACCACCCCCAAACATTGACCTACATGTTGATCATCCCATCAAGAAGTCGGTTAACATAGGTACCTAAAATCTACAATTTTGGCAACCAGAAGATAAGAGAAAAATTCTCTACTTTGGGCTGGGATCAATATTTAGATTGGCGAGACAGAAGGGCTACTATAGAGAAAACATTCCTGTGTTTTATGGCCATtagcaatttaaaaattcatgtttatattaattcattttatttaaaaaaaatcattttataatatattttctttattttctatattcttttattttaatcctaCCACAAGAATTGGTCTTGCCAGTGAGACCCGTGAGACTAGCTTCTGAAAGTGATTGTTTCTATTGAAATCAAGATATCGCACCCTCCTAGTATACTTTCCATTGCCACTaatacgggggggggggaataattgtcaaatttttgacTTGTTATTGATGCTTTTTTACGGTAAATATTTAATCTGACAACAATGGCAAAAATACAGTACTACTAGTTCAAAtaaccacttttttttaaattataataccTATTGTGTCATTTGCTCTTTATTGAAAACTCTATGCATTTTAAACGGTCCTAGGAAAGAACTAATGacaataaactgaatatttgatatataaaaatattaattactaaaactAAGCAGTTGAAGAATTTATAtcgctgtaatttttatttttgtttcaatgttGCAAATAcaagagaaaatatttatattttcagcgATACAGAGTAACTTACACAGAGTAATTAAGTTACCCTTTGAGTATATTTACGACTGAAACTGCAATTGGTGACTATTGTGTGTAATAGATACAATATGTGAAAGAAGGGGGATTCTTTCATGACTACACTGGGCTTGGTAACAAATAGTCTTTGAAgctaagtttaaaattttcatagCCAAAACAACTCTCGGGACAACTTAAGAAGCTTCCAACATATATCGTTGGATGTATTATGGTGACACGgcataaaatttctatttataatagaatatttataggaatttgatattcagaatcaaatttatttgctgtttttgtgtttttctttatatgttgcgtttaaattaatttaacttcagtttctgtttttttccgttaATAAAGACTCTTAGACGTGGACCCGTATGATTCGGGTTTTTATCacccagtatttttttttttctctctctcttaaaTTTTCCCTTGAAAGCTTTTGGATTGTAGCCAAGGCTAATAAcactgaaatgaaaatatatcttttagAATATATCTATTCTGAGCTCAAATTCATACATCACTCAGTTTGCTTAAAAATCATTGCCTTTTCTTTGGTCAACAGTTAACAGACCAAATCTGGAACTGAAAAAGGCCAATCCCAAAActtaagtttataaatttaagGCCATGCAGAGAATTAGACcgcaatacaaaagaaaatattggaatGGGTTAGAATACGTACTTGATTACCAGCTATGGATACCCTTCCTCCTTAAAGGACCCAAGAAAGCTTCAAAAAAGTGGAAACCAAACATAGTCAACTCTATCCCAAGCTCTATACCATAGCAGACTTAGGTGTCCAGCAAGGACAAACCATGGTTCAATGTCCACTGCAGAAAAGGCTATCTGAGCAATAGCGACGTCTACTCTTGgaagagcaaaaaaatattgattttaaaaaacaggtaaagCCCCAGTTCTAATGACTCAGCAATCCAGGGTTCATATTTGCTACCAAGCTTCAAACAGCTTCTAATAAGATCATATGATCATGATCATtacaaaaattgtaaaagaGGACTTACTGTAGTTGTCTACAGTAAAAACGTCAAAAACGTTTTAACTATAGTCAAAAAACGTCAAACGCCAATACGTCAAACGCCAGTGTGGTTTTAGtgacttaaattttatttaatttagtaaatactttattttatttagacttAAAAATTAAGtctatatagataagatatattaaattaagtctatatagatatatagataagagctgacaacaaaaaattgtaaaagagGTCTTGCTGTAGTTGTCTAAGGAAAAATCAACAACGGGAATATCCTGCAAGACCCACGGGAAAATACCAAAGCTGTTGCTGAGGAGTAaatatcttataattttttttagtgaaaaacaTCATGTATCAAACGTCAAACGCCTATACGCCAAACGCCAGTGTGGTTTTAGTGACtgaaattttattcaatttagtaaatattttattttatgtagaCTTAAAATTGAACTTCTTGGGGCTTTATgcattctccccccccctctgtaCAAAAAGATCCACTGAACTTCTTTCCAATAACCAAAAGATTACAATGCAGTATCTTAATATTAAAACGTTAATATTACTTCATAAATGGCATATAAAACCGTTTATTGTTTATGGAACAGACACAAGTTTTGGTATGAATGTTCCACCAAATGATTCTTCGTCAAACAACGGGCGTCCATCTTTTCTACTAAAATTTGATGAAGAAAGTGTAATCCTGgaggtatatttttttaatgaaaaaagtcATATATCAAACATCAAACGCCAATACGTCAAATATAAACGTCATTTCATCAAACGTCAAACGCCAGTGTGGTATTAGAACGTATTTATTGAAGTCAAAGAAGTGATAACAGTGAGTAACAATAATTTTGACAGACACAAGTAAAAATATGTTAGTCCATCTCACTCTGACTTTAAGCAAGCTCTGATCTTAATTAAGACAAAGGAAGTAATGACTGTAATTTCGATAGACATCAAGTAAAGCGCAattaattgaagtaaaaaaCATGTTACCATGCGCTAGGAACTGGTAAATTACCTAACaggaagagaaaagaaaaagaacactCACTTGGTTTTGTGATACGCTCCAGCTTGTAAATGGGCACATTCTCGCAATAATTATTGATTAGAGGTCCAAGATACTCGGTGTCCTCAATTTCTGGGATAACTACACGGGTTGTTTCTCTAACAACATCAAGAGCACGGTCGTAATATcctaataatataatataaaattagcCCACCAGCATTAGTTAAAATGCATATATAACACACTCACAAACATAAGCAGTTAAAGGTTGGGCGTTTTTTAGTCAACTAACGTGAAAATTTTGCGGAGGAATTTTTTCTGGAGGAGGGGcaacaatgaaataaaattgataCTTTGAATGGGAAGTtccaaaaattcaagaaaattattgattaacctgggaggggggagggaggggaggCACGTACACGGGAAGTTTTTAGGGTTGAGTAACAATGAAACAAAGttgataatttgaatgaaaatttccaaagattcaaaaaattaaattattttttggaggaggggagGCACGCACACAGGAAGTTTTTAGGAGGAGCAACAATGGAACaaaattgataatttgaatGTGAAGTATCCAAAGATTCAAGAAAATTATAGATtattttggggggggaggagagGCACGCTCACGGGAAGTTTTTAGGAGGAGCAACAATGAAACAAAAGTGATAATTTGAATGTGAGGTTTCAAAGATTCAAGAAAATCATAGATTATTTTGTGGGGAGGGAAGGGACGCACACAGGAAGTTTTTAGGAGGAGCAACAATGAAACAAAATTGATAATTTGTATGTGAAGTTTCCAAAGATTCAAgaaaattacattattttttgggggaggggaggcaCGCACACAGGAAGTTTTTAGGAGGAGCGacaatgaaacaaaattaataatttgaatGTGAAGTTTCCAAAGATTCAAGAAAATTATagattttttgtggggggagggaggCACGCACACAGGAAGTTTTTAGTAGGAGcgacaattaaataaaattgataatttaaatgtaaagtacccaaaaattcaagaattttttttgtgggggcgGGGGAGGCACGCACGCAGGTTTTTCAGGAGGGGCgacaatgaaacaaaaattggtAGTTTGATTGTGAAGTACCCAATATTCAAAAACACTTTAGAGTTTGTTTGGGGAAGAAGCAGGCACAGAAGCCCTCTCCCCCTCTCCCAGCGTAAATCCCCGGAAAAAATGAGACAGGTCAGAACATTGATTGTGAACACCACCTCTGTCATTCACCATTCTTTTTCCGAGTTTATTTGGGGAAGAAGCAGGCACAGAAGCCCTCCCCCCTCTCCCAGCGtacatccctggaaaaaatgagaCGGGTCAGAACATTGATTGTGAATACCACTTCTGTACCGCACCATCCTCTTTCCGAGGTTGATAATCAGTCCGTTTATTCTagcaagatatttttttttcttttttttttttaccgcaaAAATTGTCTAAATGCATCCATAACACAATCGCAAACAAACCCACTTAAAGGTTGGGCATTTTTTGGTCAACTGCCCAGATTGAGGGAGTTGCTTGCACACACAGATAGTGGCACCATTGTTATAAGTTACTTTTGCCCGCTTACAACATTCAAAAAGGAAGcggagtaaagaaaaaaaaaactaaattaaaaaaaaagataaatagaaaaatagataaTACAAAATTAATCCAAACAGCACtggtaaataattttaaatgtcAGAAAATGAAGTAAACGGTTTCAACTTCTCTTAAACACGTGCTAATGAAATTCAACTTCACTTAAACTTCATTGGCACTCTAATGAATCCGCTACATCTAAAGGGCAAGGAACACAATATCtttgcaaaataaaactattcCTGTAATACAgcaataatcataataaaaacttCGGGTAACGACAAAACCCCAAATGAATCTTTAACTCTTCTTCGGAGAAGAAGACTTCAATTCCCTTCATTCTTTTCATTACCCTTCTTCGGAGGGCAAACCTAGTCACCCTCAAGGAAAGGAGAGAACAAATTTCCTTGCGTTTTGCCGGCAATGCCGTGCATACCCCTCGTACTAATTCTCGTTTCCCTAGtgaactttaccccccccccccaatcaccCCTCACGTTCTGTTTCAAGAAAAATCTCCCTTCTTGCCCCAAGAAGAGcttccactgaaagatataaaagaacgttcatccctcacatagtttaaattttaaatcaatagccctccccccttctcactccacTTTTGTCTTAtagttttagtgtttattttgcaattacAAACTTCGTAATTTTTGCTagcttgatttttgtttaaatttgtttttcctgttttagttttacaagtttttatcgtttgactttttattgattgcaaattttatggttttttactAACGCAAAGAGTACAGCTGGGCACAGTCCTGCCAGAAGAGATGGTAGTAAATTGCGGTGTGTCACAGGGATCAGTCTTGGGTCTACATTATGACATAAATGGATGCCTTAAACAGCTGTCAACGCCTAGGTACAATGATGACCGAAGGTTTTCTCCAAAGGAGGTGCATTAGTGTATTAGTAGTTTAAGTGTTCCTTTTTTAGGTTGTCCCAAACGCACTAATATGCGTCGGGACGTATTTTGATATTGTTAATATTATATGTAGTTGTGTTTTGTTAGTATTATATGCAGTTGTGTTTTGTTAGTATTATATAGAGATCTCtatgttgtgtttttttgtgaatCATTTGTTAATATTACAGAGGTTGTGATTGGCGCTAGagtcggcaaaaaaaaaaccctcaacGCCATCGAGGATTTTGCGAcacttggaattttttcaagctttgtaatcttttttttgtcaagaacTGAGACACGACACTGATCACTACAATAATTTTTACCAACTATATAAGTTAAAttgattattcttattattgcaggaaaaaaatttcaagtaaaGCCAAACGCTAGGCAGcactaaatttctttttttttaaactagcaCCAGTTCCCATCTTTGTAAGTTCTTATACTCTTTGGGGTATAACAACCAATGCTAGATTTAACACTTTCttagaataagcaaatacaCATGATGCCATAAAAGTTATGACTAAATATAGGCTAAAATATATGTCTAAAATATAGGCTAAATATTGTATTTGTATTTCGAGCAGCCAACTAGTactagctaaaaaaagaaaaaaaacatacctgACACTGTCATCATAAGAAGATCAAGAAAACTGGTCGGTGCCAAAACAAGGTTGAAATCCAGTGGAGCGACAAAGCACCTTTCCCCAGTGACATCAACAATTGCAGTATAGTTCTGAAAGTTAAGAAATCATAGCTGAATGATATAATtacaatagaagaaaaaagacaaaggagAGGAATACAATATATTAAACGCaaaaagtaattacaaaatatttaaacaaatataaaatgaaaaaattaaataacaagagctaagagttcataaGGCACTTATgaagaggtcggaagagccaagagcttatttccaaaaagtttcattacgatctatccactcttaagcgttttcaaagatttccatattccccctccaactccccccaatgtcactggatccggtcttCTCAACAAAAATTCTTCTCTACTATCTTGTTCGCTCGCTCcccaccagatggtcaaatcggggaaaagactatttctaacttaatctggtctggtccctgatacacctgccaactttCGTCGTCcttgcttatctggaagtgcccaaactagcaaatctCCCCCAGTTCCCCGAAAGAGAACAGATACGGTCCTGTTAtttcaataacgtatctaggacatgtacttattcttcccaccaagtttcataccgatctctacactctaagggttttccaagatttccggttccccccaccaactcctcccaatgtcaccggattcggCCGGGCattaacataagagctctgagacacgaggtcattctaaatatcaaatttcattaggatctgatcaccccttcgtaaatCGAAGCggtttcgtaatttttttttttaatttatctgaaTTAACCACCCCCAcccttccaactcccctaaagagagccaatccagtcagggtatgtcaatcacgtatctaggacttgtgcttattcttcccaccaaatatTATCACGTCATCTCCACTCAGAGCGTTTTTCAAggtttccggtttcctcctccaactcctgccaatatcaccagatccagccaggatttaaaataagagctctgagacacgaggttcttcaaaatatcaaatttcattaggatctaatcatccgttcttaagttaaaaatgcccctttttttctaatttttcagaattagcaaATTAGGTCCACcggactcccccaaagagagcggatccagtctagttatgtcaatcacgtatctaggacttgtgtttatgcttcccaccaagcttcatcccgatctctccactctaagtgttttccaagattttcacccccctccaactcccccaatgacagtggatccggccgggatttaaaataagaggtctgagttacgacGTCCTTCAGAACACCGAATtccattaagatttgatcactcgttcataagtaaaaatacatcattttttctgatttttccgaattaaaccctacccccaactcccccaaagagagcagatccgttccggttattccaatcacgtatctaagtcttctgcttattctacccaccaattTTCACTCcaatctctacactctaagcgtttcccatatttcaggtttccccctccaacacccccccAGCGTCACTggatctgatcggaatttaaaataacagctctgaatcacgatatccttcaaaatctcaaatttaattaagatccgataacccgttcgtaggttaaaaatacctcatttttccgaattaaccgtccccccactcccccccccccctagatggtaGAATCgcggaaacgactatttctaatttagtatggtctggttcctgatacgcctgccaaatttcatcgtccaaaCTTATCTGGAattgcccaaactagcaaaaccgggaccaacagaccaacagagattgcgatcgctatatgtcatttcGCAAATataaagtgccataaaaattaaaaccaaataaaaatgaataacaaAAACGAATGATGAAgttagataaaaaataaaaatattaaatgtaaataaataaatataaaaaatgtaacaaaaatatcATTACAACAGAACAAAAAAGACTAAGGAGAGGGAtacaatatattaaatacaaaaaaaaaataattagaaaatattaaaaaaattataaaataaaaaaattaaattaaaaataaaataaataaaaatgaatgaattttttttttaaatagataaaaaatagaaatattaaatataaataaatggatatacaaaatataacaaaatacaattacaacagaacaaaaaaaaacaaaggaaaggAATACAATatattcaatacaaaaaaggtaattacaaaatatttaaataaatataaaacaaaaacataaaaggaaaattaaaaacaaataaaaatgaatgaaaatttataaaattagataaaaaataaaaatattaaataacataaaagatacaacaaaaacataattacaatagaacaaaaaaaagacaaaggagaggaatgtaataaattaaatagaataaaattacaaaatatttaaataattataaaatgaatgaaaatttataaaattagattaaaataaatataaaaatagaaaatagaacaaaaaagacaaaggagAGGAAtacaatatattaaatataaaaaagttattataaaatatttaaaaaaatatataattaaaattaaaaataaatgaaaatgaatgaaaatttaaaaaattaaataaaaaaatattaaatataaataaagaaatataaaaaatataacaaaaatatgattacaatagaacaaaaaaaaagacaaaggagagaaatacaaaatattaaatacaaaaaagtaattccaaaatatttaaatatatataattgaaaaacatttaattttggctatatatttgcacattagggggggggggggttaaagtatTCAGACTGTGTGAAGttggaaaacaattcttactacataatatgcagaataattgtacctgttgctttgatgttctcattgaagtaactctaatagcttcttttctctacgtagaaataaataacaaataattaggTGATTTATGTTTAATGTGTTGCggagaattattattattatatgtatttttttttttgtatatttatgttgATACTGTAGTTTGTATTTGCTTTgacttggtttatttttgtttttttattttgtcagtgctccacctttttttttctctttgtttttattttcgttgtgTAACATTGTACGTGCTAATATTGTAATATGTGCTAAAGTATGCCAACAGGCATGTGTACTAGTTTGTCATATCTATTCATTTAATTCttgcaaatgaaaaattatctgtccatctatctatctattattggtggtggttttatatgtatttagtttagtgtttttttctttttatcttgtgatGAGGAAGCCTAATTTAAATAAAGGCAAtatatccgcgttattttagtatttcatctcttttctctctactggccgcagtctaatttgaggttttttctttgttgagttttatctctctttgttgtttgttatgATTGTACCTAACACCATAGGCAAGCATacccgctatactttatccTCCCCTCACCCCcgaaatatgcaaatatatagcccaaatttgtttctaaagtattatatttttatcatacttaggtatatttcattaggattgagcgtcagaaaaACATAATAGAAGAATATTTGGCAGGTGGTATTTGATACAAGTACCATCCCTCCCACAAGAACCGTGGATTTGCCTTTCAAGTCTAGCCGTCTTCTCACAAACGTCGGCCTGCCAAGGTGCCATAGACACGAATTTCAACAGATAGCTAGCTTGCGAATAACGCCGTctagcaaaaatataaaagtaaaagaagaGTCTTATCCATCCAGAACCAAtgaattcttagaatttcgagTAAAGAatcaattgaagaaaaaaatacgaCAAAAAATCCCTCTCCTTAGAAttaggaaaatatatttttttttatcccccttAATTACCATAAATTGGCGCCGTTATATGTAAATAGAGAATATTGAGAAGAACAACAGCATAAGAGCCAAGGGTGCATCCAGGACTTTTTATTCGGGGAAGGGAAGTACaagaactttgaaaaatacatttgggCGCAGTTGGGCGTAAGTGTTTCCAGTTGGGCGCAAGtattgaaaaattgtaaaaatccGTCCAAATCGGTGTAGCCACTATGGCAGTTAAGCTGTATTTTCCTTGAAATTCTCACTTAGAACTTGCGATCTCATCTGGAGATCACCAGAAATTTTAGAGATTTGATTTTAgttcattattctttttattagtagcTGATTTTAAAGtactttgaatttaatttatttaagaaagttaaaaatttaaacattttaggttttagtttgactgtttgttatttctaatttgactattacttttttttggttaaGTATAGACAAAAACTACCATTGATCGGCATAGCCACGTGGGGGATTTGATTATAAAATTGTTTCTGGAATAAAAATCGGCTATgactttttgaaagttttgaaatatattCACATTCTTTTACAGTGCCAAAATATGGGACAAATACTTTCTTCTACTTCTTCTATTTAAAGCAGCACCAGGCGTTTCCGCCTCACCTGGCATCTCAAATTCACATGTTACGTCATAATGTGCATAACCGCAAGCTCCCCAGAGTCACAACTACACAGACACGATGCATAGGTTCCACCCGTTAAAAGCAACACATGAGTAAAAGCTCAAGTTAAATATGCCGATTATGGAAGTAAAGGACATGCAGCGTTCATGAACGATCGTCAAAAAATTGAGAATGTTACCCATTCATAAATAGGATTGTTCTAGTCTTAGAGAAGTATATTCTGTCTTTCATTACAATTTGTTTCGTTCTAACCATACTGTCATTCCCCTTTGATTTTTGTGGAAGTGACAGGtaagaaagaaattattataatacgtaaaatataagaaatggtACGAAATTACTCACAAAACGGAAGTCATGAATAAATCTTCCTTGGCGATTGGCTCCAAATTTGGGCACTTCAATTTTAACGGCCTCTTCGTCGTCCATGTCGATATCAATCATTTCGTCAAAGAATGTCTGCAAGTCAACAACATTCTTGTCCATTTCGTTGAAAAGACCCGAAAGTTCGGCAGAGTCAGAATCAGCACCTTCCACAAGCTGCAAGTTGATAATGATTAAGGTTGGCCAGAGAGAATATATTACATTGGGGATCAAAAAGCCGTATTCCATAAATTAGGGAGCCTTTGGCCCACTAACACcgtattttactatattaataAACCATCTGTCAAATAGCctccttaaatcttttctttataACTGGTAGTAAACTGATTagtctctttaaaaaaatctgaaatttgtCTCATAAAGAGTCCAAGGGGTATATTATCCTTGACATTTTTAAGGATCTGTAAACAAAAGATTCAGTTATCCATGAAATATTATCCTTTGTGAAATATATACAGATTTTAGAAACCCGAAAGATGTCAAAATGATGTGGTCATTATACTTTGCTGGATTTCGTTATTCACGTAGTTTCTGCCGCAATGCTGCAAAAGACACAAAATGCAACTCTGTCATAAAATTGACTTATGCAAGGCCATACCCAGGGGTAGAGGTTACCGTGCTTGAACCATTGCCCCCTAATTTTGTCCTAACTCATAGAACCATAACAAAAATTCATATATAtgaatttttgatttgtttttgaatttttggtaaaatatcccttccccccccccccccgaatgaAAATCCTGAGCTTGCCCTTGGGTTAACGTATCAGCTTCCTCCACAAAGCAGTCTCATTTTGTGAATCTGTCCTATCCCGGTCTGAAGAagaaatgagcccttttgtcACCATTTCCAGTGTAATAGTGGTCGTTGCAATAACTAAACACACATTTTTATCCAAATTCAAAATCTAATTTGGTCCAACAATAACTAATGTAATTTGAGTTAAACTGTGAGTTCGAATGCAACGTGGTCGATTACTTCAGGATAACGAATGTGGTAAACACGTTTCAAAGTCATTTTAACAATGTATCCAACCAGACTTGCTATTTTGGCCAGTGAGCTTGcccattttgatttttgaaattgtaCCAAACGTCCCAATATTCGAACCAATGGCCgcatgaaattttaatttttaatcggtAAATATAcgtacttttttacttttctcttcaagtcttcttcttcttcaataGGACTTTAGGGTTTAGATAGAATAAAAGTTTAGCTTTTAACGGATATACATATTTTAGTGTATACATAATATACCCGTATACCCGTTATTAtcccaaaaaatttaaaggactTGAGCAATTCTAACACTGATAAGAAGATAAAATCTTAACTGGCTGTGAcgtaacaaaaaaaagtaaaaataaaagaatctaCAATAATTACTAGTAATCTGCTGAAGCAAGTTTTTGTGTCAAGATCATCTTCtacatatacaaaaataaaagagattGTTTCGTCATGAAAAAGATTCAATATACAATGGCATCAATTGATAGAAATGTAAGGGGAGGGGGAAGGCAAAATACGAAAGAACGTGAGAATTTTTTCCTAATCATGAAGAATCTACAATGCAACTTCAACATTCATTCATTCTAAGATGAGACAGCGCtctttattctatttattctattattttttttattatttattttatatagattatttattatttattatattatatattatattattattatatattattgtatattatataatattatataataatatatattatattatattatatttattatattatttatttattattattgtttattc includes:
- the LOC136040361 gene encoding integral membrane protein 2B-like, whose amino-acid sequence is MREMKLVEGADSDSAELSGLFNEMDKNVVDLQTFFDEMIDIDMDDEEAVKIEVPKFGANRQGRFIHDFRFNYTAIVDVTGERCFVAPLDFNLVLAPTSFLDLLMMTVSGYYDRALDVVRETTRVVIPEIEDTEYLGPLINNYCENVPIYKLERITKPIFKRSVDHNEGHFVEYTGKNLLEFDIVNIDEAIGKKRA